A single region of the Chryseobacterium culicis genome encodes:
- a CDS encoding Smr/MutS family protein, with translation MKIGDKVSVVDEDLSGVITSVKGNIAVFKDEYGFTHQYPKEKLVPKDADLYENIRVVRKPEPKKVISKKHQKNHLVLDLHFHNLVKNPNDYDSFERLFIQKEKLIEVIEFCRKNNLKRLEIVHGIGDGTLQRMVRDVLESQVNIDFYNKEILHHQSGAVMVEFH, from the coding sequence ATGAAGATCGGCGATAAGGTTTCGGTAGTAGATGAAGATTTAAGCGGAGTAATTACTTCCGTGAAGGGAAATATTGCCGTTTTTAAAGATGAATATGGCTTTACCCATCAATATCCTAAAGAAAAACTGGTTCCTAAAGATGCTGATCTGTATGAAAACATCAGGGTTGTGAGAAAACCAGAACCTAAAAAAGTAATTTCCAAGAAACATCAGAAAAATCATTTGGTTTTAGACCTGCATTTTCATAATTTGGTAAAGAATCCCAATGACTATGACAGCTTTGAAAGACTCTTTATACAAAAGGAAAAACTGATTGAGGTGATTGAGTTTTGCAGAAAGAACAATCTGAAAAGACTGGAAATTGTTCATGGTATTGGGGACGGGACTTTGCAGAGGATGGTTCGGGATGTATTGGAAAGCCAGGTTAATATTGATTTTTATAATAAGGAAATACTTCACCATCAATCGGGTGCGGTAATGGTAGAATTTCACTAA
- the def gene encoding peptide deformylase: MILPIRAFGDPVLRKVGKDIDKNYPELQELIDNMFETMYSANGIGLAAPQIGLDIRLFVIDVTPLAEDEDYEDIKDELADFKKVFINAQILEESGEEWKFNEGCLSIPDVREDVKRKGTIVIEYYDENFVKHTETFSDIRARVIQHEYDHIEGVLFTDHLSALKKKLVKGKLTKISQGDVNIGYKMRFPK; this comes from the coding sequence ATGATATTACCGATAAGAGCTTTTGGGGATCCTGTTTTGAGAAAAGTGGGAAAAGATATAGACAAAAATTATCCCGAATTACAGGAATTGATAGATAACATGTTCGAAACCATGTACAGCGCAAATGGCATAGGTCTTGCAGCGCCACAGATTGGTTTGGATATCCGTCTGTTTGTAATAGATGTGACGCCTCTTGCAGAAGATGAGGATTATGAAGATATTAAAGATGAATTGGCAGACTTCAAAAAGGTATTCATTAATGCTCAAATTCTTGAAGAATCTGGCGAAGAATGGAAGTTTAATGAAGGTTGTCTTTCTATCCCGGATGTAAGAGAAGACGTGAAAAGAAAGGGCACAATCGTTATTGAATATTATGACGAAAATTTTGTGAAACATACAGAAACTTTTTCCGATATTAGAGCCCGCGTAATTCAGCATGAATATGACCACATTGAAGGAGTTCTATTTACTGACCACCTAAGTGCTCTGAAGAAGAAACTGGTAAAAGGTAAGCTGACTAAAATCTCTCAGGGTGATGTAAACATCGGTTACAAAATGAGATTTCCAAAGTAA
- the mazG gene encoding nucleoside triphosphate pyrophosphohydrolase, which translates to MNTKQEKLEAFGRLLDIMDDLREKCPWDQKQTLQSLRHLTLEETYELSDAILQDDLQEIKKELGDVLLHLVFYAKIGSEKESFDIADVINSLNEKLIFRHPHIYGDVEVKDEEEVKQNWEKLKLKEGNKSILGGVPKSLPSLVKAYRIQDKVKGIGFEFHDAEDAWKKVDEEIQEFHAETDLDKKEQELGDVFFSLINYARISGINPDSALERTNLKFISRFQKMERLAEEQDLKLVDMSLEEMDVLWEKAKKLS; encoded by the coding sequence ATGAATACGAAACAGGAGAAACTAGAGGCCTTCGGAAGATTACTGGATATTATGGATGATTTGCGTGAAAAATGTCCATGGGATCAGAAGCAGACATTACAGTCGCTTCGTCATCTTACCCTTGAAGAAACCTATGAGCTTTCAGATGCCATTTTACAGGATGATTTACAGGAAATAAAAAAAGAACTGGGTGATGTTTTGCTTCACTTGGTTTTTTATGCTAAAATAGGTTCTGAAAAAGAGAGTTTTGATATTGCAGATGTTATCAATTCCCTTAATGAAAAGCTGATTTTCCGTCATCCTCATATTTATGGAGATGTTGAGGTGAAAGATGAAGAAGAAGTGAAACAGAACTGGGAAAAATTAAAATTAAAAGAAGGAAACAAATCTATTTTGGGTGGAGTACCGAAAAGCCTTCCGAGTCTGGTGAAAGCCTATAGAATTCAGGATAAGGTGAAAGGGATCGGTTTTGAGTTTCATGATGCAGAAGATGCATGGAAGAAAGTAGATGAGGAGATCCAGGAGTTTCATGCTGAGACTGATCTGGATAAAAAAGAACAGGAACTTGGCGATGTATTTTTCTCACTGATCAATTATGCCAGAATTTCAGGAATCAATCCGGATTCTGCGCTGGAGAGGACCAATCTTAAGTTTATTTCAAGATTTCAAAAGATGGAAAGGCTTGCTGAAGAGCAGGATTTAAAATTGGTAGATATGTCTCTGGAAGAAATGGATGTTCTTTGGGAAAAGGCAAAAAAACTTTCATAA
- the murI gene encoding glutamate racemase, producing the protein MKTKKQDYSHLSPSQPIGIFDSGVGGLTVAKEIKRLLPNEDLIYFGDTKHLPYGEKSKEAIIEYSTKITNFLLEQNCKAIVIACNTATANALNEVMQSVAGKVPVIDVINPVAEKVSYEIHNNVGVIATKATVNSGLYKKSIRKHNKWIKVDELATPLLVPAIEEGFKNHPITHAIIYNYLSNSKLKNIETLILGCTHYPLLIDEIKQYYGNRVRVIDSPNIVANHLKIILDKYNLLNDNNPKPNYHFYLSDLTKNFEKISKKFFGKTIDLELKVL; encoded by the coding sequence TTGAAAACGAAGAAACAAGATTATTCACATCTTTCACCAAGCCAGCCTATCGGAATTTTCGACAGCGGAGTGGGAGGTCTTACTGTTGCCAAAGAAATCAAAAGACTTCTGCCTAATGAAGATTTGATTTACTTTGGAGATACAAAGCACCTTCCTTACGGAGAAAAATCTAAGGAAGCCATTATTGAATATTCTACAAAGATCACCAATTTTCTGTTGGAGCAGAACTGTAAAGCTATTGTGATTGCCTGTAATACAGCAACGGCTAATGCTTTAAATGAAGTCATGCAGTCTGTTGCGGGAAAAGTTCCTGTAATTGACGTTATTAATCCTGTGGCAGAAAAAGTATCTTATGAAATCCATAATAATGTAGGGGTTATTGCGACCAAAGCTACTGTGAATTCAGGATTATATAAAAAGAGTATCCGAAAGCATAATAAATGGATCAAAGTGGATGAATTGGCAACTCCATTGCTGGTTCCTGCTATTGAAGAAGGATTTAAAAACCATCCGATTACCCATGCTATTATTTATAATTATTTAAGTAACAGTAAATTAAAAAATATTGAAACACTGATTCTGGGATGTACTCATTATCCTCTTTTAATTGATGAGATCAAGCAGTATTATGGAAATCGGGTTCGTGTGATTGACTCTCCGAATATTGTAGCCAATCATCTGAAGATTATTCTGGATAAGTACAATCTTTTGAATGATAACAATCCCAAGCCGAATTATCACTTCTATCTTTCAGACCTTACCAAAAATTTTGAAAAGATCTCTAAGAAGTTCTTCGGAAAAACAATTGATTTAGAATTAAAAGTATTATAA
- the hemW gene encoding radical SAM family heme chaperone HemW — MIYIHIPFCKQKCSYCNFHFSTSLNFKDEMLHAMKTEIALRKDELQNRTLKSLYFGGGTPSILSVDEISSLIDEVLRYFSFEKDIEVTLEANPDDLDKNFLKQLSGTPVNRLSIGTQSFFEEDLKLMNRAHSASEAESSIKRAQDFGFENLSIDLIYGSPTSNLEIWKENLNKTIALEVPHISSYALTVEPKTALENWISKGKIKSPKEEEQNKEFYYLSDFLKDNGFEHYEVSNFAKPGFYSRHNSAYWKYQEYLGIGPSAHSYNGFDIRSWNVANNQQYIKKLNDKLLAKEEEILSQEDQFNEMIMIGLRTIWGVDLESLKNKFSDRMLEHFQAEIKSKIEDGILIIENSHLKIPEKHWFMADGIASDLFIV, encoded by the coding sequence ATGATATATATTCACATTCCGTTCTGTAAACAAAAATGCAGTTATTGTAATTTTCATTTTTCAACATCCCTGAATTTCAAGGATGAAATGCTTCATGCCATGAAAACTGAAATTGCCCTAAGAAAGGATGAGCTGCAGAACAGAACCCTGAAGTCCCTGTATTTTGGAGGAGGAACTCCCTCTATTCTTTCTGTAGATGAAATCAGTTCTTTAATAGATGAAGTATTACGTTATTTCAGTTTTGAAAAGGATATTGAAGTTACGTTGGAAGCCAATCCTGATGATTTAGATAAAAACTTTTTAAAACAACTTTCCGGAACCCCTGTGAACAGACTTTCCATTGGTACCCAAAGTTTTTTTGAAGAAGATTTAAAACTGATGAACAGGGCTCACTCTGCTTCCGAGGCAGAAAGTTCCATTAAAAGAGCACAGGATTTTGGTTTTGAAAACCTGAGTATTGACTTGATTTATGGTTCGCCTACTTCCAATCTTGAGATCTGGAAAGAAAATCTGAATAAAACCATAGCTCTTGAAGTTCCTCACATTTCGTCCTATGCATTAACGGTAGAGCCTAAAACAGCTCTGGAAAACTGGATTTCAAAAGGGAAAATAAAAAGTCCTAAAGAAGAAGAGCAAAATAAAGAATTCTATTACCTGTCTGACTTTTTAAAAGACAATGGTTTTGAGCATTATGAAGTATCCAATTTTGCCAAACCCGGTTTCTATTCACGTCATAATTCTGCCTATTGGAAATATCAGGAATACCTTGGAATAGGACCTTCGGCACATTCTTATAACGGATTTGATATCAGAAGCTGGAACGTAGCCAATAATCAGCAGTACATTAAAAAACTGAATGATAAACTTCTTGCCAAAGAGGAAGAGATTCTTTCCCAGGAAGATCAGTTTAATGAAATGATTATGATTGGTCTGCGCACCATCTGGGGAGTAGATCTTGAAAGTCTGAAGAACAAATTCTCAGATAGAATGCTGGAGCACTTCCAGGCAGAAATTAAGTCCAAAATTGAAGACGGTATTTTAATCATCGAAAATAGTCATTTAAAAATTCCTGAAAAACATTGGTTTATGGCAGACGGAATTGCTTCAGATTTGTTTATTGTATAA
- a CDS encoding DUF5606 domain-containing protein — protein sequence MLLEKIISISGKPGLFKLVSQLRNGFIIEDVTNKKKVSIGNSSQVSLLDNIAMFTFEKEVPLFEVFENIAKNNDYKETISHKSSDADLKDFMLESLPNYDTERVYSSDIKKLAQWYNILHKAGYITPDSFVKAEPETLDGEPATEEVSIEKEAKKAPKAEKPAAPKVKATSAAKSAPKSTHRKQG from the coding sequence ATGCTGTTAGAAAAAATAATTTCAATTTCTGGAAAACCAGGACTTTTCAAATTAGTTTCTCAATTAAGAAACGGATTCATCATTGAAGATGTTACCAACAAGAAAAAAGTAAGCATTGGAAACTCAAGCCAAGTAAGTTTATTGGACAATATTGCCATGTTTACATTTGAGAAAGAAGTTCCTTTGTTTGAAGTATTTGAAAATATTGCTAAAAACAACGACTATAAGGAAACGATCTCTCACAAATCTTCTGATGCAGATTTGAAAGATTTTATGCTTGAATCTCTTCCTAACTATGATACAGAAAGAGTATACTCTTCTGATATCAAGAAATTGGCTCAGTGGTATAACATCCTTCATAAAGCAGGATATATCACTCCGGATAGCTTTGTAAAAGCAGAGCCTGAAACTTTGGACGGAGAGCCAGCAACAGAAGAAGTAAGCATTGAAAAAGAAGCTAAGAAAGCTCCAAAGGCAGAGAAACCAGCTGCTCCAAAAGTAAAAGCTACTTCAGCTGCAAAATCAGCTCCGAAGAGTACACACAGAAAACAAGGATAA
- the ruvX gene encoding Holliday junction resolvase RuvX, whose translation MGQILAIDYGKARCGIAATDDMQIIASGLDTVENRSLMEFLKKYFSENKVNDVVIGLPIDLKGNVSEVETDILKFIEEFKKEFSDIAVHRFDERFTSKMASFFISQSGKNKKKRQEKGLIDKVSATIILQNFLEQRLR comes from the coding sequence ATGGGACAAATCCTTGCAATAGACTACGGAAAAGCTCGTTGTGGCATCGCTGCGACTGATGATATGCAGATTATAGCCAGTGGCCTGGACACTGTAGAGAACCGTTCTTTAATGGAGTTTTTGAAAAAATATTTCAGCGAAAACAAGGTAAATGACGTAGTAATTGGGCTTCCCATAGATTTGAAAGGAAATGTTTCAGAGGTGGAAACCGATATTTTAAAATTCATTGAAGAATTTAAAAAAGAATTTTCGGATATTGCAGTTCACCGTTTTGATGAAAGATTTACTTCCAAAATGGCTTCATTCTTTATTTCTCAGAGCGGAAAAAATAAGAAAAAGAGGCAGGAAAAAGGATTAATAGATAAAGTAAGTGCAACAATCATATTGCAGAATTTTTTAGAACAAAGATTAAGATGA
- a CDS encoding winged helix-turn-helix transcriptional regulator, with translation MYTIDDKTYPCCTSVTMRFIGGKWKAVILFHLIDGAKRYNELRKIIPTITERTLSLQLKQLEEDDIIDRKVFTAKPPLMVEYTLTEFGKTLLPVLEAITDWGKTAPERSKKIIRN, from the coding sequence ATGTATACAATAGATGATAAAACATACCCATGCTGCACCAGTGTTACCATGAGGTTTATCGGGGGGAAATGGAAGGCTGTGATTTTATTTCACCTGATAGATGGTGCGAAAAGATACAATGAACTGAGAAAAATAATCCCTACCATTACGGAAAGAACACTCAGTCTTCAGCTAAAGCAGCTGGAGGAAGATGATATTATTGACAGAAAAGTATTTACAGCAAAACCTCCACTCATGGTGGAATATACTTTAACGGAATTTGGAAAAACCCTTCTTCCCGTATTGGAAGCCATTACAGATTGGGGGAAAACAGCTCCGGAAAGATCAAAAAAAATAATCAGGAATTAA
- a CDS encoding DUF3822 family protein → MNVLNLLFTKDGLICQIVKNKNILEEKSYFVTEETPANLIEQKLDEVLIKQRYEEIHVISAFNHFTLMPEGFSEHDAGFDLIAFNAPTDREKEELMLSINKKFNIQFYYTFPKNYYKKIKELAIPAHFNFSGEKFLSSVNNKTGKEIHINLYHNQCEFFAIDNKKIILYNNLDVNSEVDFLYFIMFTLSKIGFGINETSFYAYGETTENETFISELQKFVKNLKIVFDNIPNKNFILN, encoded by the coding sequence ATGAACGTACTTAATTTACTTTTTACCAAAGACGGATTGATCTGCCAGATTGTTAAAAACAAAAACATTCTGGAGGAAAAGTCTTATTTCGTTACTGAAGAGACACCAGCCAATCTTATTGAGCAAAAGCTGGACGAAGTTCTTATTAAGCAGCGCTATGAGGAAATCCATGTGATTTCAGCATTTAATCATTTTACCCTGATGCCGGAAGGTTTTTCTGAACATGATGCAGGATTTGATCTGATTGCCTTCAACGCTCCTACTGACCGAGAAAAGGAAGAGCTGATGCTTTCTATCAACAAAAAATTCAACATTCAGTTTTATTATACTTTCCCGAAAAATTATTATAAAAAGATAAAAGAACTAGCAATACCGGCTCATTTTAATTTCTCCGGTGAAAAGTTTCTAAGTTCAGTCAATAATAAAACAGGTAAGGAAATTCACATCAATCTTTATCACAATCAGTGTGAATTTTTTGCGATTGACAATAAAAAAATCATTCTTTATAATAACCTGGATGTCAATTCAGAGGTAGATTTTCTTTACTTCATTATGTTTACATTAAGCAAAATAGGTTTCGGAATTAATGAAACCAGCTTTTATGCTTATGGAGAGACTACGGAGAATGAAACATTTATTTCAGAGCTCCAGAAATTTGTTAAAAACCTAAAAATTGTTTTTGACAATATTCCCAATAAAAATTTTATACTTAATTAG
- a CDS encoding SixA phosphatase family protein yields MKKLILVRHAKSDWPEETEDFDRPLADKGLEDAMHMSRFLKNNNISIDHFVSSPAVRALNTCKIFNQAYQLNCSTDEKLYNPSERSFESVIYDLDDNLNSVAFFSHNNGISNFANSISEDIFHFPTCGVAGFEVDCESWSEFDGAKKKLLFFYEPGKI; encoded by the coding sequence ATGAAGAAACTCATCCTCGTAAGACATGCAAAAAGCGATTGGCCGGAGGAAACGGAGGACTTTGACAGACCTTTGGCAGACAAAGGTCTTGAGGATGCTATGCACATGTCCAGATTCCTGAAAAACAATAATATTTCCATCGATCATTTTGTGTCCAGCCCTGCGGTACGCGCGCTGAATACCTGTAAAATTTTTAATCAGGCATATCAGCTGAACTGTTCCACTGATGAAAAATTATATAACCCTTCGGAAAGAAGTTTTGAATCTGTAATTTATGACCTGGATGACAACCTGAATTCGGTTGCTTTCTTTTCCCACAATAATGGAATTTCCAACTTTGCCAATTCTATTTCTGAGGATATTTTCCATTTCCCCACTTGCGGAGTTGCAGGTTTTGAAGTAGACTGTGAATCATGGTCCGAATTTGATGGTGCTAAAAAGAAACTTCTCTTCTTTTATGAGCCCGGGAAAATATAA
- a CDS encoding SdiA-regulated domain-containing protein — protein MLRFLILPALLLLSCNPKAQNSPANEDELKVQFSLPKKLKEVSGITLSKDKKTIWVIEDRGNKNAIYGLSDKGDMLAKIAVESAENTDWEDIISDTQGNIYIGDFGNNDNNRQDLAILKTDLKDSKQITTKVVQTTKFHYQGQTEFPPKKSNLLYDCEAFVEMDGNFYLFTKNRSKGFDGTFLVFQVPNKEGDFEAKLIGRLKLDGGYNDAAITSATINSTKDKIVLLTHKNVHVLTGFTANDFSAAKIQKVSLNHNSQKEALVFFDDKTVMIADEKGKNEGGNVYTFSLN, from the coding sequence ATGTTACGTTTTCTTATTTTACCTGCTTTGCTTTTATTGAGCTGCAATCCGAAAGCTCAGAATTCTCCTGCTAATGAAGATGAATTAAAAGTTCAGTTTTCCTTACCTAAAAAGTTGAAGGAAGTTTCCGGAATTACTTTGTCGAAAGATAAGAAAACGATCTGGGTAATAGAAGACAGAGGAAATAAAAATGCAATATACGGGCTGAGTGACAAAGGTGATATGCTGGCAAAGATAGCTGTGGAAAGTGCTGAAAATACAGACTGGGAAGACATCATATCAGATACTCAGGGAAATATTTATATTGGAGATTTTGGTAATAATGATAATAACAGACAGGATCTTGCGATCTTAAAAACAGATTTGAAAGACAGCAAACAAATTACTACCAAGGTTGTTCAGACTACGAAATTCCATTATCAAGGACAGACGGAATTTCCTCCGAAAAAATCAAATCTGTTGTATGATTGTGAGGCTTTTGTAGAAATGGATGGTAACTTCTACTTATTCACCAAAAACAGAAGCAAAGGTTTTGACGGAACTTTCCTTGTATTCCAGGTGCCTAATAAAGAAGGGGATTTTGAAGCGAAGTTAATAGGAAGATTAAAGCTTGATGGAGGGTATAACGATGCTGCTATTACCTCTGCTACCATCAACAGTACCAAAGATAAAATTGTACTGCTTACCCATAAAAATGTACATGTTCTTACAGGTTTTACAGCTAACGATTTCAGTGCTGCAAAAATTCAGAAAGTCTCGTTGAATCATAATTCCCAGAAGGAAGCGCTTGTTTTCTTTGATGATAAAACAGTAATGATCGCCGATGAGAAAGGGAAGAATGAAGGTGGAAATGTGTATACTTTTTCTTTAAACTAA
- a CDS encoding nitroreductase family protein → MNFLDQMKNRYTVKKYNPQGKISEKQIEELQEILNLSPSSINSQPWNFIFVNDPELKKQLGDTSYFNKEKVLDSSHIIVFQVIKNIENFEKQIEENLPEGSVSYYRTMVKPKGEDAIKSWLGHQVYLSLGVLLSACATMGIDSTPMEGIEPEGYDAILKNEKYETLFAVAIGQKDDADANQPKFNPKKRLNAEKVIVEA, encoded by the coding sequence ATGAACTTTTTAGACCAAATGAAAAACAGGTATACGGTAAAAAAGTATAACCCTCAAGGAAAAATCAGCGAAAAACAGATTGAAGAACTTCAGGAGATTCTGAATCTGAGTCCTTCATCCATTAACAGCCAGCCATGGAATTTTATTTTTGTAAATGATCCGGAACTGAAAAAACAATTGGGTGATACCTCTTACTTTAATAAAGAAAAAGTATTGGACAGCAGCCACATCATTGTTTTTCAGGTAATCAAAAATATAGAAAACTTTGAAAAGCAAATTGAAGAAAATCTTCCGGAAGGGTCTGTCAGCTATTATCGTACCATGGTAAAACCAAAGGGAGAAGATGCTATAAAATCATGGCTTGGACACCAGGTTTATTTATCATTAGGAGTGCTTTTATCTGCCTGTGCTACCATGGGAATAGATTCTACTCCAATGGAAGGCATTGAACCTGAAGGCTATGATGCAATTCTTAAGAATGAAAAGTATGAGACATTATTTGCCGTAGCCATCGGGCAGAAAGATGATGCAGATGCCAATCAGCCTAAATTTAATCCAAAGAAAAGACTGAATGCTGAAAAAGTAATTGTGGAAGCGTAA
- the rsmD gene encoding 16S rRNA (guanine(966)-N(2))-methyltransferase RsmD produces the protein MFRIISGKWKAKKIAAPKNFDVRPTTDFAKEALFSILENKYDMQSIAVLDLFAGIGSITFEFASRGCQSVTSVEMNPKHTAFINSTASELDMALQINVQRGDVFDWLKKFRNNKSFEIVFSDAPFEMEEKKYYELISLVLNNKYLKENGVLIVEHQSRMKLEHPNLIDTRKYGNVSFSFFEPNKEDNQEL, from the coding sequence ATGTTCAGAATAATATCAGGCAAATGGAAAGCCAAAAAAATTGCCGCTCCTAAAAACTTTGATGTAAGGCCTACCACCGATTTTGCGAAAGAGGCTTTATTCAGTATTCTGGAAAATAAATATGATATGCAGTCTATTGCTGTTCTTGATCTTTTTGCAGGAATTGGCTCTATCACCTTTGAATTTGCTTCCAGAGGATGCCAGAGTGTAACTTCTGTAGAAATGAACCCGAAGCACACTGCATTTATCAACTCTACTGCTTCCGAACTGGATATGGCACTTCAGATCAATGTACAGCGAGGAGATGTCTTCGACTGGCTTAAAAAATTCAGAAATAATAAGTCATTTGAGATTGTTTTCTCTGATGCTCCTTTCGAAATGGAAGAGAAGAAGTATTATGAATTGATTTCTCTGGTTTTAAACAATAAATACCTGAAAGAAAACGGAGTTCTTATTGTAGAGCACCAAAGCCGCATGAAGCTGGAACATCCTAACCTAATAGATACACGAAAATACGGAAACGTGAGTTTCAGTTTTTTTGAACCAAATAAAGAAGATAATCAGGAACTTTAA
- a CDS encoding metallophosphoesterase family protein, whose amino-acid sequence MTKVLLLSDSHSYIDDRILEYASQADEVWHCGDFGNLDVIEQLEKIKLLKGVYGNIDDAKIQAEFPEVNRFFCEKLEVLMIHIGGYPGKYTPLTKKEIAEKAPKLFISGHSHILKAMYDEKNSLLHLNPGACGKQGWHKVRTMMRFVVDGEEIKDLEVIELGPRV is encoded by the coding sequence ATGACCAAAGTCCTTCTCCTTTCCGACTCTCATTCTTATATTGATGACAGAATTCTGGAATATGCTTCTCAGGCTGATGAAGTATGGCATTGTGGTGATTTTGGAAATCTGGATGTCATAGAACAGCTGGAAAAAATAAAACTTCTGAAAGGTGTTTACGGAAACATTGATGATGCTAAAATCCAGGCTGAATTTCCGGAAGTGAACCGATTTTTTTGCGAAAAACTGGAAGTTTTGATGATCCATATCGGAGGTTATCCCGGAAAATACACGCCACTTACGAAGAAAGAAATTGCAGAAAAAGCTCCGAAATTATTTATTTCAGGGCATTCGCATATTTTGAAAGCGATGTATGATGAGAAAAACAGTCTGCTCCATCTGAATCCCGGTGCCTGTGGAAAACAGGGCTGGCATAAAGTAAGAACAATGATGCGCTTTGTAGTGGATGGTGAAGAAATCAAAGACCTGGAAGTTATAGAACTGGGCCCGAGAGTCTGA
- a CDS encoding serine hydrolase, protein MKQKLSFFIFLLTVGLANAQVEEKKLDELIQNTLKTFDVPGMSVGIVKDGKMIYSKGFGVRSLTSKQPMDDNTLVGIASNSKGFTCVALAILADEGKLNWDDKVSKYIPEFQMYDPYVSQNVTIKDLITHRAGLGLGQGDLMFFPEGGNLTVNDIVHNVRYLKPENPFRTKLDYNNIMFVVAGEVIHRVSGLSWAEFIEQRIMKPVGMTSSFGSYNRAKATANKIDAHAPVDGKAIAVPHDWNETANAAGGIMSNIKDMTTWAECLLNNFTTKDGKKLVSDKDAQQLWSLQIPDRVAAKNPYDTSFYGYGLGWFLSDVKGHKQVQHTGGLIGTVTQFTLIPDMKLGIVVLTNQQSGAAFNTITNTVKDSYLGVADRNWLKTYGDRMSKMEAEFNKQKKDAFAKSEVFKKEKSLQPKAEQFTGTYNDAWFGDVEIAQQGNTYRISCKNSPRLKGELLPYSNNSFIIKWDDRSYDADAYIIFNYDENGKAESARLKAISDVTDFSFDFDDLDLKRK, encoded by the coding sequence ATGAAACAGAAACTTTCTTTTTTCATTTTTCTTTTGACCGTAGGATTGGCCAATGCGCAGGTTGAAGAAAAAAAACTGGATGAACTGATCCAGAATACCCTGAAAACCTTTGATGTACCGGGAATGTCCGTTGGAATTGTAAAAGATGGAAAAATGATCTATTCCAAAGGGTTTGGTGTACGTTCACTTACTTCTAAGCAGCCAATGGATGATAACACATTGGTAGGAATCGCTTCCAATTCTAAAGGATTTACGTGTGTGGCACTAGCTATTTTAGCAGATGAAGGAAAACTTAACTGGGATGATAAAGTTTCAAAATATATTCCTGAGTTTCAAATGTACGATCCTTACGTTTCTCAAAATGTAACAATTAAAGATCTTATTACGCACAGAGCCGGATTAGGGCTGGGACAGGGAGATCTTATGTTTTTTCCGGAAGGAGGAAATTTAACCGTGAATGATATTGTTCATAATGTGAGATACCTGAAACCGGAGAATCCTTTCAGAACAAAATTAGATTATAATAACATCATGTTTGTTGTTGCCGGAGAAGTAATCCACAGAGTTTCAGGATTAAGTTGGGCAGAATTTATTGAGCAAAGAATTATGAAACCTGTAGGAATGACTTCAAGTTTTGGAAGCTACAACAGAGCAAAAGCTACGGCCAACAAAATTGATGCGCATGCACCTGTAGACGGAAAAGCAATTGCTGTTCCTCACGACTGGAATGAAACGGCCAATGCTGCCGGAGGAATTATGAGTAATATTAAAGATATGACAACCTGGGCAGAATGTCTGTTAAATAACTTTACGACTAAAGATGGAAAAAAACTGGTTTCTGATAAGGATGCTCAACAGCTTTGGAGCCTGCAGATTCCAGACAGAGTAGCTGCAAAAAATCCATATGATACAAGTTTTTACGGATATGGTTTAGGATGGTTTCTGAGTGATGTTAAAGGACATAAGCAGGTACAGCATACAGGAGGATTGATCGGAACTGTTACCCAGTTTACCTTAATTCCGGATATGAAGCTGGGAATCGTAGTATTGACTAATCAACAGTCAGGAGCGGCTTTCAATACGATTACCAATACGGTGAAAGATTCTTACCTTGGGGTAGCAGACAGAAACTGGCTGAAAACATACGGCGACAGAATGTCTAAAATGGAGGCTGAATTCAACAAACAGAAAAAAGATGCCTTTGCAAAATCTGAAGTATTCAAAAAAGAAAAATCACTTCAGCCAAAAGCAGAACAGTTCACAGGAACATACAATGATGCCTGGTTTGGTGATGTGGAAATTGCACAACAGGGAAATACCTACAGAATCTCATGCAAAAACTCTCCAAGATTAAAAGGCGAGTTACTTCCTTATTCCAACAATTCTTTCATTATCAAATGGGATGACAGAAGCTATGATGCAGATGCTTATATTATTTTCAATTATGATGAAAACGGAAAAGCAGAATCCGCTAGATTGAAAGCAATTTCTGATGTTACAGATTTCAGTTTTGATTTTGATGATCTGGATTTGAAGAGAAAATAA